From Erigeron canadensis isolate Cc75 chromosome 8, C_canadensis_v1, whole genome shotgun sequence, one genomic window encodes:
- the LOC122578250 gene encoding protein IWS1 homolog — MVTTDAEVELRQQLKEAGKQLSNPPSSVDDLLHILDQTEKLLSKVDQSPNSLMQDALNQPLKALIDKSLLKHSNTDAKVSVAACICEIMRITAPDAPYSDEEMKDVFLLIVSSFENLSDESSRTYDKRISIIDTVCKVRLCVIMLDLECDDLIVKMFQHFLTSVRDHHLGKVFLSMRNIMALVLEESEDISLDILKPLLSSMKNNSEGVLPVARKLGEEVVKRSADKLQPCLKQALKNLGVSLDNYSEVLTLVYKGITDFEHNYETSPVDPKADTSKLAPALDDSAQVISNGKIVASLGEGSDDKESEETIDDPDSNPTSSVAKKSVKLVSKPESTSNRKGMKSSELANSSHDDARSKTGKATDIPLSDREEVETEAANVGAQSQSKSLIKKVIGSNKKSSGQTPLANVSLMIEPEGIKDSEVRSVKRVRKKTPKAEDNKPSATSGSDVEPQKKAPEVTSDSEIRSQKRARKKTAKGDDYKPSATSGSDVEPLKSTSKKVDAVGSESKLGKRSIKKVGGAYSMASGGSDTEIPKKLSKKLDIGSGPKRVRSSGTKVSGDSVDTSDLDAELLNKKVETVDSGLKSSKRSTKKAVAKESVADKAKQSGKKTDGRESQAKKSKSNGEKVDEGDLEVKLPKQSDRKGSESYSDDKPLKQSGKKGVKRKITTKSNEDILNEDEESNSDNEPLKVSAKKDESDSDNRPLKLVVKKGNKSSSVVKSSSEKKAGKKNQAKSVAEDDGMNVTLKSALKTATKGEGKLKEDHKISSKRKQSDGKVKENTPQSSQVSKLVEYDDSLVGQKVKVWWPKDKTYYEGVITSFDAVKSKHKVLYLDGMEENLVMRKQKWEAIEEYSAPYEENVAEVEDRSVDDAPDTPKKKILAVTLGLCVPQEKSKVSAKQSAKKSKVSAKRARGASVAGKSEVPASKSGGGNKDKEGKVDNKSEAVILKESDNLKEAEETKKKEERQNIVYKSKGKGKNRSKTIENEEKAVAREANM, encoded by the exons ATGGTGACTACAGATGCAGAGGTTGAGCTAAGACAACAGCTTAAAGAAGCTGGGAAACAGCTTTCAAATCCCCCATCTTCTGTTGATGATCTTTTACATATTCTTGAT CAAACAGAGAAACTTTTATCTAAGGTGGACCAGTCTCCTAATAGTTTAATGCAAGACGCACTTAACCAACCGCTGAAGGCATTGATTGATAAAAGTCTTTTAAAACACTCAAATACGGATGCTAAAGTTTCTGTCGCGGCCTGCATCTGCGAAATAATGAGAATCACAGCGCCGGATGCCCCATATAGTGATGAGGAAATGAAG GATGTTTTCCTGTTGATTGTTTCTTCATTTGAGAATTTATCAGACGAGTCGAGCCGAACTTATGACAAGAGGATCTCAATTATTGATACTGTCTGTAAGGTTAGGCTATGTGTTATAATGCTTGATCTTGAATGTGATGACCTGATTGTGAAGATGTTTCAGCATTTCTTGACATCAGTAAG GGACCATCATCTTGGTAAGGTTTTTCTGTCAATGAGAAATATTATGGCTCTTGTTTTAGAAGAGAGTGAAGACATTTCACTTGATATTCTGAAACCTCTACTATCTAGCATGAAAAACAACAGTGAG GGAGTCTTACCAGTTGCTCGAAAACTAGGTGAGGAGGTTGTTAAAAGGTCTGCAGATAAGCTCCAACCTTGCCTTAAACAGGCACTTAAGAATTTGGGTGTTTCACTTGACAACTACAGTGAAGTATTGACATTGGTATATAAAGGTATAACGGATTTTGAGCATAACTATGAAACATCTCCAGTGGATCCAAAG GCCGACACGTCCAAGCTTGCACCAGCATTAGATGATTCGGCCCAG GTGATAAGCAACGGAAAAATTGTTGCTTCATTAGGAGAAGGTTCAGATGATAAGGAGTCAGAGGAGACCATTGACGATCCTGATTCTAATCCGACTAGTTCAGTTGCTAAAAAGTCAGTAAAGCTCGTATCAAAACCAGAGTCAACCTCCAACCGGAAAGGAATGAAATCATCCGAGCTGGCTAATTCTTCCCATGATGATGCTAGAAGCAAAACTGGAAAAGCCACTGATATACCGCTTTCTGATAGAGAAGAAGTAGAGACCGAGGCTGCAAACGTTGGGGCCCAATCCCAAAGCAAGAGTCTTATTAAGAAGGTAATCGGATCAAACAAAAAGAGTTCAGGTCAAACACCATTAGCGAATGTTAGTTTGATGATAGAACCCGAAGGGATAAAAGACTCCGAAGTGAGGTCAGTCAAGCGTGTACGGAAAAAGACACCAAAGGCGGAAGATAATAAACCATCAGCTACCAGTGGTTCAGATGTTGAACCTCAGAAAAAAGCACCCGAAGTCACGAGTGACTCTGAAATCAGGTCTCAGAAGCGGGCTAGAAAGAAGACAGCAAAGGGCGATGACTATAAACCTTCAGCTACTAGTGGTTCGGATGTTGAACCCTTGAAAAGTACAAGTAAGAAAGTGGATGCAGTTGGCTCAGAGTCGAAGTTGGGAAAAAGGTCTATTAAGAAAGTGGGTGGTGCATATTCAATGGCTAGCGGTGGCTCAGATACCGAAATTCCGAAGAAGTTAAGTAAGAAGTTGGACATTGGTTCAGGGCCAAAGCGGGTCAGAAGTTCCGGTACGAAAGTCAGCGGTGATTCAGTGGATACTAGTGACTTAGATGCCGAACTTCTGAATAAGAAAGTTGAGACAGTTGACTCAGGGTTAAAGTCATCAAAAAGGTCGACTAAGAAAGCGGTTGCTAAAGAATCAGTTGCAGATAAGGCTAAGCAGTCTGGTAAGAAAACTGATGGACGTGAGTCGCAGGCAAAGAAGTCAAAATCAAATGGTGAGAAAGTGGACGAAGGGGATTTAGAGGTCAAATTACCAAAGCAATCTGATAGGAAAGGAAGCGAGAGTTATTCAGATGACAAACCTCTGAAACAGTCTGGTAAAAAGGGAGTGAAACGCAAGATAACAACTAAAtctaatgaagatattttaaatgaagacgAGGAAAGTAATTCAGATAATGAACCACTTAAGGTGTCTGCAAAGAAAGACGAAAGTGATTCGGACAACAGACCACTTAAGTTGGTTGTTAAAAAGGGTAACAAAAGCAGTTCTGTGGTCAAATCTTCTTCCGAGAAGAAAGCTGGAAAGAAGAATCAAGCAAAATCCGTGGCTGAAGATGAC GGTATGAATGTTACATTGAAATCGGCGCTAAAGACCGCTACTAAAGGGGAAGGCAAGTTAAAGGAAGACCATAAAATTTCTTCAAAACGGAAGCAATCAGATGGCAAAGTCAAAGAAAATACTCCTCAATCCTCACAG GTTTCGAAACTTGTCGAATATGATGATAGCCTGGTTGGTCAGAAGGTCAAGGTTTGGTGGCCTAAAGATAAGAC GTATTATGAAGGTGTCATTACATCATTTGATGCTGTCAAAAGCAAGCATAAG GTATTGTATTTGGATGGAATGGAAGAAAATTTGGTAATGAGGAAACAGAAATGGGAAGCCATTGAAGAGTACTCTGCTCCGTATGAG GAGAATGTGGCCGAAGTTGAGGATCGAAGTGTAGATGATGCTCCTGATAC ACCCAAAAAAAAGATATTGGCGGTAACTTTGGGACTATGTGTCCCACAGGAGAAATCTAAAGTTTCAGCCAAGCAGTCCGCTAAGAAATCTAAAGTTTCAGCCAAGCG AGCTCGCGGGGCCTCTGTGGCTGGAAAATCAGAAGTTCCAGCTTCAAAGTCTGGTGGTGGCAACAAAGATAAAGAAGGTAAAGTCGATAACAAGTCTGAGGCAgtcatcttgaaagaaagtgATAATTTAAAAGAAGCCGAGGAGACCAAGAAAAAGGAAGAGCGCCAAAACATTGTATATAAATCAAAAGGTAAAGGCAAAAATAGAAGTAAAACTATTGAAAATGAAGAGAAAGCTGTTGCTAGGGAAGCCAATATGTGA